AAGACCAAGGCCCGCGCGAAGAAGGCGGTCAAGGAGATCGCCGCCGACCTCATCAAGCTCTACAGCGCGCGCATGGCCGCGCCCGGCCACGCCTTCGGCACCGACACGCCCTGGCAGCGCGAACTGGAGGACGCCTTCCCGTACGCGGAGACCCCCGACCAGCTCACCACCATCGCCGAGGTCAAGGAGGACATGGAGAAGTCCGTCCCCATGGACCGCCTGGTCTGCGGCGACGTCGGCTACGGCAAGACCGAGATCGCGGTGCGGGCCGCCTTCAAGGCCGTGCAGGACGGCAAGCAGGTCGCCGTCCTGGTGCCCACGACGCTGCTGGTGCAGCAGCACTTCGGCACCTTCTCCGAGCGGTACGCCCAGTTCCCGGTCAACGTGCGGGCGCTGTCCCGCTTCCAGACCGACACCGAGGCCAGGGCCGTCCTGGAGGGCCTCAGGGACGGCTCGGTGGACGTCGTCATCGGCACCCACCGCCTGTTCTCCTCCGAGACCAGGTTCAAGGACCTGGGCCTGGTCGTCGTGGACGAGGAGCAGCGCTTCGGCGTCGAGCACAAGGAGCAGCTGAAGAAGCTGCGCGCCAACGTGGACGTGCTGACCATGTCCGCCACCCCGATCCCCAGGACCCTGGAGATGGCGGTCACCGGCATCCGCGAGATGTCGACCATCACCACCCCGCCGGAGGAACGGCACCCGGTGCTCACCTTCGTCGGCCCCTACGAGGAACGGCAGATCGGCGCCGCCATCCGCCGCGAACTGCTGCGCGAGGGCCAGGTCTTCTACATCCACAACCGGGTCGAGTCCATCGACCGCGCGGCGGCCCGGCTGCGGGACATCGTCCCGGAGGCCCGCATCGCCACCGCCCACGGCCAGATGTCGGAGGCGGCGCTGGAGCAGGTCGTGGTCGACTTCTGGGAGAAGAAGTTCGACGTGCTGGTCTCCACGACCATCGTCGAGTCCGGCATCGACATCTCCAACGCCAACACCCTGATCGTGGAGCGCGGCGACACCTTCGGCCTGTCCCAGCTGCACCAGCTGCGCGGACGCGTCGGCCGGGGTCGCGAGCGCGGGTACGCGTACTTCCTGTACCCGCCGGAGAAGCCGCTGACCGAGACGGCCCACGAGCGCCTCGCCACCATCGCCCAGCACACCGAGATGGGCGCCGGCATGTACGTCGCCATGAAGGACCTGGAGATCCGCGGCGCCGGCAACCTCCTCGGCGGCGAACAGTCCGGCCACATCGCGGGCGTCGGGTTCGACCTGTACGTCCGCATGGTCGGCGAGGCCGTCGCCGACTACCGGCGCCAGCTGGAGACCGGCGAGGTCGAGGAGGAGCAGCCGCTCGAGGTCAAGATCGAGCTGCCCGTCGACGCGCACGTCCCGCACGACTACGCGCCCGGCGAGCGGCTGCGCCTGCAGGCCTACCGGGCCATCGCCTCCGCCAACTCCGAGGAGGACGTCAAGGCCGTCCGCGAGGAACTCGCCGACCGCTACGGCAAGCTGCCCGAGCCGGTCGAGAACCTGCTCCTGGTGGCCGGCCTGCGCATGCTCGCGCGCGCGTGCGGCGTCGGCGAGGTCGTCCTGCAGGGCACCAACATCCGCTTCGCCCCCGTGGAACTGCGCGAGTCGCAGGAGCTGCGGGTCAAGCGGCTGTACCCGGGCACGGTCGTCAAGCCGTCCGCGCACCAGTTGCTGGTCCCGCGCCCGAAGACGGCGAAGGCGGGCGGCAAGCCGCTCGTCGGCCGCGAACTGCTGGGCTGGGTGGGCGAGTTCCTGGCCTCGGTCCTGGGGTCGTAGGCACGGGGGAGCGCGTCGCGCGTGGGGAGCGCGGCGCGCGCCGGGGCGGTGGCCGCACCGCGGCGCCCCCGCGCCCGCGACCGCGGCGCCCCCGCGCCCGCGACCGCGGCGCCCCCGCGCCCGCGACCGCGGCGCCCCCGTGCCCGCCGCCGCGGCGCCCTCGCACGGCCCCGGTGCCGGTGTCAGCCGCGAGTACCGGGGCACAGGGGTGAAGAGGGGCCCGGCAACGGTGCTTCGAGCCGCCCTCCGGACGCTCCGGCCCATCCCCTCGGGCCGCGTCCGGCCCGCTGGCGCGGCCGTTGCCGTGGGGGCGGGACCGATCCGTCGCACGCCGGGTCGGACGAGGTCGAGCAAGGGGAGGGCACGTGATGCGTCCGAGGGGCGGAGCGGTGGCCGCGGTGGCCGTCATGACGGTCGCCCTGGCCGGCTGCAGGGCGGGGCAGGCCCCGGGTGCCCCGGAATCCGGGGAGACCGGCGGCGGGGGGCCGGCGCTGACCGCGGCCGGCTCGCTGACCGTCAAGGGGCGTGCCCCGAAGACCGGCTACTCCCGGGAGCGGTTCGGCACCGCGTGGGCCGACACCGACACCAACTCCTGCGACACCCGCGACGACATCCTCAAACGCGACCTGAAGGAGGTGCGGTTCACCGGCGGCACCTGCAAGGTCTCCTACGGGGTGCTGGACCCGGACCCCTACTCCGGCAAGGACGTCACCTACCGGCGCGGTCGCAGCCAGGTCGACATCGACCACGTCGTCGCCCTCTCGGACGCCTGGCAGAAGGGCGCCAAGTACTGGGACGCCGGCAAGCGCATAGCCCTCGCCAACGACCCCCTCAACCTGCTGGCGGTCGACGCGAGCACCAACCGCGGCAAGGGGGACGGCGACACGGCCACCTGGCTCCCGCCCAACAGGGCCTACCGCTGTCCCTACGTGGCCGCCCAGGTGGCGGTGAAGAAGAAGTACGGCCTGTGGGTCACCTCGGCGGAGAAGGCCGCCATGCGGAAGGTCCTCGCCACCTGCCCGCACCAGAAGCTGCCCTCGGGCGGCAACCCGACCGAGGCCCCGGAACGCTTCCACGCCCGGTGAGCCCGGCACGGGGCCGGTGGCCCCCGGCGGGGCGGTGAGCCGCCCCGCACCCCGTCTCAGCCGCCGAGCGCGTCCAGGTCGATCACCCTTCCGGCGGGCGCCTTCGCGGGCACCGGCTTCTGGTAGTCGCCGAAGGCCAGGTGCACCGGCTCCTCGGCGCCGGACGCGCTGTCCACCCGCAGCAGGTACGGCTTGCCCACGGTCGCCACGTACAGCGTGTAGCGGTCCTTGCCGTCCTTCTCGTGCAGCACGATCGCCGGGGTGCCGTCGAGGGTGGTGGTCCCGCCGCGGGTGGCGTCCGAGCTGACGTCGTCCGCGCCGGCCAGCACCGAGTCCAGGTCGCAGAAGCCCGCGATGTCCTTGGCGTCCTGGCCCTTCACCGCCATCTTGGCCCACTTCCCGGCCAGCATCGCCACACGACCCGCGCTGGGAGTACGGCTCCCCGGCGCGCACCGAGTCCGAGCTGGCGTGGGTGCAGCACGCGCTGGCCCGGCTCGCGGCCGGCGGCACCGCCGTCCTGCTGATGCCGCCGGCCGCCGCCTCCCGCCGTTCCGGGCGCCGGATCCGCGCCGACCTGCTGCGCCGGGGCGCGCTCAGGGCCGTGGTCGCCCTGCCGGTCGGGGCGGCGGCGCCGCACAACATCCCGCTGCACCTGTGGGTGCTGCGGCGCCCGGACCGGACGCCCGCGGCGCCCGAGGTGCTGCTCGCCGACACCGGGCGGTTCGCCGGGGAGGCGCGCGGCGGTCCGGACTGGCGGTCGGTGCGGGACGCCGTCCTCGACGCCTGGCACGCCTTCGCCCGCGCCGGCCGGCTGGCGGAGCGTCCGGGGCTGGCCCGTTCCGTGCCGGTCATCGACCTGCTGGACGACGACGTGGACCTGGCGCCCGCCCGCCACCTGCCGCCCCCGGCCGCCGGCGGCGCCGAGGCGCTCGCGGCGGTGCGCGAGCGCCTCGGCGCGACGCTGCGCCTGGCCGCCGACCTCACCCCGCCCCCCGCCGGCCCGGCGCAGCCCGCCCGCTGGCCGCTCACCACCGTCGGCGAACTCGCGCGCGGCGGAGCCCTGGTGCTGCGCACCGGCGGGAACGGCGGCCGCGCGCGCGTGCCCCTGCTCACCGACCACGACGTCCTGGCCGGGACGGCGCCGTCCGGGACGCTGCCCGAGGGCGACGAGGAGGCCGTGCTGACGGTGCCGGGCGACGTGGTCGTGCCGGTGCTCGGTGGCGGCTCCACGGCGCGCGTGGTCGACGACGCGACGGCGGGCGCCGCGCTGGGGCGCAACCTCGTGCTGCTGCGCCCGGACCCCGCGGCGCTCGACCCGTGGTTCCTCGCCGGCTTCCTGCGCGGCACCGCCAACCACCGGCAGGCCAGCAGCTACGCCTCCACCGCCACCCGCCTGGACGTGCGCCGCCTCCAGCTGCCCCGCCTGCCGCTGGCCGACCAGCGGCGCTACGGCGCGCGCTTCCGCGCCCTGGACGAGTTCGAGCGGGCGCTGCGCCACGCGGGCCGGCTCGGGGAGCAGCTCGTGCGCGGGATGTACGACGGACTCACGGAGGGCACCGTCGCGCCCGGTTGACCCGGGGGCCCGGACAACGGTTCGGTACAACCCGAACCGGTTGTCCGCGCCGGGCCATATGCTCGATGCGACCACCGTGCGGGCGGTGCCGCCCGACCGGGAGCACGCCGGGCGGACACGCACGCCCATTCCAGGCATCAGGAGCAACCATGCGAGGCCACGGCTACGCACCGCCGGTGAAGCAGCCGCCGCACACCGCGGTGCTGGTCTTCCTGCGCGTGCTGTTTGTGGCGGTCGGGGTCTGCAGCATCGGCTTCCTGACCTGGGTGATGCTGCTGCGGCTGGCCGTCGTCACGCGCAGGTCGCTGGACTGGGGCCTGTTCGTGGCGGTGCTGGCGGCCGACGTCCTCAGCATCGTGCTGCTGGGCAGCGAATCCGGTGAGGAGATCCACACCCCCGGTGG
This is a stretch of genomic DNA from Streptomyces sp. TG1A-8. It encodes these proteins:
- the mfd gene encoding transcription-repair coupling factor; the protein is MSLHGLLDAVVKDPALAEAISAAADGNRMHVDLVGPPAARPLAVAALAREAGRPVLAVTATGREAEDLAGALRSLLPPDGVVEYPSWETLPHERLSPRSDTVGRRLAVLRRLAHPDPDDPGTGPVSVIVAPVRSVLQPQVKGLGDLEPVSLRTGRTADLNAVVQALAAAAYARVELVEKRGEFAVRGGILDVFPPTEEHPLRVEFWGDDVEEIRYFKVADQRSLEVAEHGLWAPPCRELLLTEDVRARARALAERHPELGELLGRIAEGIAVEGMESLAPVLVDDMELLLDVLPKGSMAVVCDPERVRTRAADLVATSQEFLQASWAATAGGGEAPIDVGAASLWSIADVRDRARELEMMWWSVSPFAADEEPDADTLKLGMHAPDTYRGDTAKALADTKGWLADGWRTVFVTEGHGPAARTVEVLGGEGIAARLDVDLGALSPSVVHVACGCVDHGFVDPGLKLAVLTETDLTGQKTAGRDGTRMPARRRKTIDPLTLEPGDHIVHEQHGVGRYIEMVQRTVQGATREYLVVEYAPAKRGQPGDRLYIPTDQLEQITKYVGGEAPTLHRLGGADWTKTKARAKKAVKEIAADLIKLYSARMAAPGHAFGTDTPWQRELEDAFPYAETPDQLTTIAEVKEDMEKSVPMDRLVCGDVGYGKTEIAVRAAFKAVQDGKQVAVLVPTTLLVQQHFGTFSERYAQFPVNVRALSRFQTDTEARAVLEGLRDGSVDVVIGTHRLFSSETRFKDLGLVVVDEEQRFGVEHKEQLKKLRANVDVLTMSATPIPRTLEMAVTGIREMSTITTPPEERHPVLTFVGPYEERQIGAAIRRELLREGQVFYIHNRVESIDRAAARLRDIVPEARIATAHGQMSEAALEQVVVDFWEKKFDVLVSTTIVESGIDISNANTLIVERGDTFGLSQLHQLRGRVGRGRERGYAYFLYPPEKPLTETAHERLATIAQHTEMGAGMYVAMKDLEIRGAGNLLGGEQSGHIAGVGFDLYVRMVGEAVADYRRQLETGEVEEEQPLEVKIELPVDAHVPHDYAPGERLRLQAYRAIASANSEEDVKAVREELADRYGKLPEPVENLLLVAGLRMLARACGVGEVVLQGTNIRFAPVELRESQELRVKRLYPGTVVKPSAHQLLVPRPKTAKAGGKPLVGRELLGWVGEFLASVLGS
- a CDS encoding HNH endonuclease family protein, translated to MRPRGGAVAAVAVMTVALAGCRAGQAPGAPESGETGGGGPALTAAGSLTVKGRAPKTGYSRERFGTAWADTDTNSCDTRDDILKRDLKEVRFTGGTCKVSYGVLDPDPYSGKDVTYRRGRSQVDIDHVVALSDAWQKGAKYWDAGKRIALANDPLNLLAVDASTNRGKGDGDTATWLPPNRAYRCPYVAAQVAVKKKYGLWVTSAEKAAMRKVLATCPHQKLPSGGNPTEAPERFHAR